Proteins found in one Pyrus communis chromosome 15, drPyrComm1.1, whole genome shotgun sequence genomic segment:
- the LOC137718388 gene encoding uncharacterized protein, with translation MNGYKEDTSFCYFHPKELVVGVCSLCLTERLLILASKKGHHHHRHHISSVGGGSAHKNPNGMHKKVPISLPKIFAFSSLLNRQGKPDDGLDQEASTSQEDSFISIKFEDNGVASWEKNKVSKVSLDHCNMSWNHNLSKEAKETKEAKDSKSVIEHGKSHIPLSWRKRIGHLAQLIRWKRSNKGSVCHVGNKAEGVKVRKGWIRNLTKRRGAME, from the exons ATGAATGGGTACAAAGAAGACACCTCCTTTTGCTATTTCCACCCCAAAGAGCTTGTTGTGGGGGTCTGCTCCCTCTGCCTGACCGAGAGGCTTCTAATCTTGGCTTCCAAAAaaggccaccaccaccaccgccaccataTCTCCTCCGTCGGAGGCGGCAGTGCCCATAAAAACCCAAATGGTATGCACAAGAAGGTACCCATTAGCCTCCCCAAGATCTTTGCTTTCAGCTCTCTCCTCAATCGGCAGGGGAAACCAGACGACGGCTTAGATCAAGAGGCTTCCACCAGCCAAGAAG ACTCATTCATATCAATCAAGTTTGAAGACAATGGAGTGGCCTCATGGGAAAAGAACAAAGTGTCTAAGGTCTCTCTAGATCATTGCAACATGTCCTGGAATCACAACCTGAGCAAGGAAGCCAAGGAAACAAAGGAGGCAAAGGATAGCAAGAGCGTGATAGAGCACGGGAAATCCCACATCCCGCTCAGTTGGCGGAAGAGGATTGGTCACTTGGCCCAGCTCATCAGATGGAAGAGGTCGAACAAGGGCAGTGTGTGTCATGTCGGCAACAAGGCGGAGGGAGTCAAGGTAAGGAAGGGTTGGATAAGAAACCTGACAAAGAGGAGAGGGGCCATGGAATAA